Part of the Halanaerobiales bacterium genome, TTACCTATACTCATGAACATTTAGTCTGTTATCCTCCTGAAATAGCAATGAAAGGTGATCCAGATTTTGAACTTCCTCATGAAGATAAGGCTATTGAGGAGTTGAAAATGTTTAAAAATGCAGGAGGAAATACTTTAGTAGAAGGTACAGCTATAGATTATGGTAGATCTCCTAAAGCTTTAAAAAGAATAGCTGATGCTGTTGATGTTAATATTGTTTTTCTTACCGGTTTTAATAAAGGTAGATTTTATCCAAACTGGGTGATAAAAGCCAGTATAGAAGAATTGAAAGAATTGATGGTTGATGAGTTGCGAAATGGAGCAGATGATACTGATCTTAAGCCTGGTTATATTAAATGTGGCAGCTGGTATAATGTGATTTTACCTGAGGAAGAAAAGGTAAGCAGAGCTGCAGCCAGAGCTCATAAGGAAACAGGAGCTCCTATCTGGGTTCATACTGAAGCCGGAACTAT contains:
- a CDS encoding phosphotriesterase-related protein — translated: MGKIQTINGLVDAKDLGFTYTHEHLVCYPPEIAMKGDPDFELPHEDKAIEELKMFKNAGGNTLVEGTAIDYGRSPKALKRIADAVDVNIVFLTGFNKGRFYPNWVIKASIEELKELMVDELRNGADDTDLKPGYIKCGSWYNVILPEEEKVSRAAARAHKETGAPIWVHTEAGTMGLEQLDILEDEGADLSKVCIGHSDRNADLWYHKKMAERGAYVGYDGPSKVKYYPDSVRVELIKGMLEAGYRDRLLISGDMGRKSYLKSYGGGPGFEFILKKFIPRLLEQGLDEKDIKAIWEDNPADWLSFK